From a region of the Daphnia pulicaria isolate SC F1-1A chromosome 1, SC_F0-13Bv2, whole genome shotgun sequence genome:
- the LOC124327753 gene encoding uncharacterized protein LOC124327753, with protein MRHFIFSYFVFVLATAALVSSETATKDRFLTSAGFSFTTFTLIKSTSIFTSTTIVTTTCTTSTSILATCTTGRRRRGLFYDESADQFRHRRAGLFYNDENVENKDGTAFLPVDEKLKTDSNPIDEVLSKSVSEPIVIPLEIQPGFSVPDGAERNRFLLSFGIATRTSLVFSTSTVSLTAICLSTTGFPLCGGVGK; from the exons ATGCGTCACTTTATTTTCAGctattttgtatttgttttagCCACTGCTGCCTTGGTATCTTCTGAGACAGCAACCAAGGATCGATTTCTAACTTCAGCTGGATTCTCATTtacaacgtttactttgataaAATCAACGTCCATATTTACTTCCACCACGATTGTCACCACAACTTGTACGACATCAACTTCTATCCTGGCCACTTGCACAACAGGACGCCGCCGTCGTGGCCTCTTTTATGACGAGTCAGCCGATCAATTTCGTCACCGTCGTGCTGGGCTTTTTTACAACGATGAAAATGTGGAGAACAAAGATGGCACCGCCTTTCTTCCTGTTGATGAGAa ATTGAAAACAGATAGTAATCCTATTGATGAAGTTCTGTCGAAATCCGTTTCCGAACCTATTGTGATTCCATTAGAAATTCAGCCCGGTTTTTCAGTCCCCGATGGAGCAGAAAGGAATCGCTTCTTGTTGTCATTTGGCATTGCGACTCGCACTAGTTTGGTGTTCTCTACTTCCACTGTAAGTCTTACTGCAATATGTTTAAGCACTACTGGTTTTCCCCTCTGCGGAGGAGTTGGGAAATAG